The following is a genomic window from Pedobacter sp. KBS0701.
ACTGCTTTTGGGGTTACCCCTGCCCAGGCTATTAATACGCTACCTTCTTCCATGGCCACCGGTTTACCGTTTTCAGGTAAAATAACCTTTATCGCGTTTTTAAATCCGGCACTTTCAAAACACTTATTCCAGGCCAAAACCCCATCTTTAACGGCATTGATAAAAAACTGCGGTACTGATGAGTGCAAATAAACCATTATAGGTTGCTGAGGCTCTACCAGATTACCCGCTTTATAACGGGCAGCGTCTTGTGGTTTTACCAGTAAGTTCCACTTTTTTATGATAGTAACTTTTTTTGCTGCATAACCGGCTAACCCAAAATCAGTAAACTGGCGGGTATCAAACCCGATACGTTTGTCGGCTGGTTTGATGGGCATCTGCGCTTCTGAAAGCTGCTGTAGCAACAGACCAAATTGCATGGTATTGGGCTGGTCTAAGGTTTTGCCATTATAATCACGTCCGGCATTGTTCTGGGTTCTGAGCACATTAAAAAAAACACCGTTTTTAACCGCTTCAACCTGTTCAACACCCGATCTGCCCGGATCTGGATTGGCCATAAGATTGTAGTTTTTGAAAGAAAAAAGTTCACCTCCTTCAATCAGTTGTCTGGTGATATCAATAATCACACTACCGGTATCTTTACCTAGAGCTTCTATTTTAAATGTAAAGCTAATGGGTTCGAGGATTGAGCCACTCAACAGGTTAGACATGGGTGCGTTATTCACAGCCTGTTCGCTATAATTATTTCTGGTTACATACAGGTTTTCTCCCTGGCCTTTCACAAACCTGAGGATACCTGATGATTTTGAGACAGCGGAAGAACCGAAACGAATATCTCCGGCTACCAGAATATCTTTATTCAATTGGTTTGGCCCAATCTGCAGGTAATATTTTTCATCCGCCTGGTAAACGGGAAATGTACCCGCTACCACCTGCTTTTTATCTTTGATAAATTTCTCGAAATCTAGTGAAGTACTTTGTTTTGGTTGCTGGGCTACCACTGTAAAAGTAATGGCCAAAGCCAGCAATACCATTGTTAATATTTTTTTCATCCGTATCATTCTGCTTTTTAATGAAGATGAAGCCACCATCATGATCAATTTTTTTTTAAATCATTGACGCTCCATCTGTTTATTTATATTGGCACTGTACTAACTTGCAGGTTTGCTCTCCTGCCATTGCTTTATCAATTCTGAAATGGCCCTCAAATGATCTTTTGACAGGTAATCGGTTTTGAGCTGTTGAGCGGCATCACAGGCTTTTTTAATTTTATCCAGTTGCAGTTTCATCAAAATAGCTTCATTATTTCCAAAACTTGCCGGGTTATATACCGAACCTAAAAGTTTGTTAATGTAATTCCGCTGCAACATTCTACGGTAATCGGAAATAGGTGCTGCCAAGCCCACATCGCCAAAAATGCCCTGATATAAGTCATCAAAAAACTCGTTAAGCGTATAAGGGTTTTGTCCTGTAATACGTTCGTTCTTCGAGATGGCAGAAAACTTGTAAAAAACTTTTCCTAAAAAGGCTTCATAATCAGCCTGTACTTCACCATCAAATACAAATCTTGTTTTATCGGTTATATTTTTGGGAAACAACCAGGTAGGTTCCTGAAAGTAATATGTATTGATAAAAGCCATAGCCTCTTTTTGCGTGGCACGGCCTACCGGCACGAAATTAGGTTTATCTTCTACCTTAAGCGCCTGATCGCCATACCTACCGCCAATATTTTTGACTACATGTGACAGGTATTCATTGTAACGGCTTGCAACAGAAGCGTGCATCCTTCTCATCATGCTGTAATTTTCGTCATCATCCTTCTCCAGCCAATCTTCCATATTATTCATGATGTATTTAAGATTTTTAATGCCTAAAGCACCGGCTTGCATGGCATTACTGCCCATATCTTCTGATTGTACGCGAGGATCGGAAAAATCTCCTTCGGGGAAATAAAACAAACGTACATCTTTACGTTTCTCTGTCACCCAGTTTTTCAGAAATTCACCTTCTTTATAAGCATTGTTAGGTTCAGGAAAATATTTGTATCCCCATTCAATCGCAAATTCATCATAAACACCAATTTTAGGATGAAGTTCTTCAGCGGTAAAACCATCTTCTGGCTGTACTACATAGTTAAATCTCAGGTAATCCATAATGGAAGCTCCAAAACCATTTTTGGCCACATAATCGCGTTTACGCACACTGTCTACATTGTAACTATGGCTCCCTGCAAAATCATGGCGAAGGCCTAAGGTATGGCCCACTTCGTGCGTGATTACGGTTTGTAACATACGCCCCATGATATCTTTTGCCAATGGAAGCTTACGACCTCTCTGATCGATTGCAGAACACATCACAAAGTACCAGCGCTGCATTAAATCGGTAATGTTATGGAAAACGGCCACGTGCGAACTCAGAATTTGACCAGAGCGCGGATCAATCACCATCGGTCCGTAAGCATTTGCAGTAGTAGAGGGTTTATAAGAAATTACAGAATAATTAATGTTATCCATCGAAAAATCAGGATCTTCTGCTGTGGTAGGTGCCATTTTAGCCACAATGGCATTTTTAAATCCTATTTTTTCAAAAACCTTTTGCCAGGCATCTACACCGGCAATAAAATATGGCTGTAAATATTCAGGTGTGTTCCTGTCTACATAAAAAACAATGGGTTTTGCAGGTTCAACCAGCTCACCACGCTTGTATTTTTCCACATCCTGTGGTTTAGGCTCTATTTTCCAACGGGTTGCCAAGCCACGCTCTTCCAGTTTAAGCGGATTGCTCGAATAATCATTCAATCCACGCGCAAAATAACCTACCCTTTTATCAGCAAAACGCTGGCGCATAGGTATGGCCGGTAGCAGATACCAGCTTGCACCTACTTCCCATGCCGTTGGCCCGTTTTGGGGAACGCCCGGGTTTTCCTGTGGTTGCTGAGGTTCAACCGGTGCATCGCCCGAATTGGGCTTTTGGGTTAGCGCCCCCGGTAAATAATTACGCAATGAACGGAATACCAGGTTATTTTTATAAACGGAGATGCCAGTTAATTTTGATAAGCCCGCCTGGTAAGGCCCCAGGCCTAATTCTTCTTTTGCACCACTTAACGATAAGATGGGCATGTCTGCATTAATAGCCGGCGTAATATCAATCATCACCGCATCTGCATCTTTAGCAACCGGTGCAAAAGACATGATAATCGGCGTTGGCCTGGAGGTAATAGTATTATAAAAAATGCTGTTGGTTCTAGGTGCGTTATAAAACTGTGACTGTTCCATATTGATTGCACCTTTTTTATTCCTGTTAAATTTAAAGACGGCTTCGTGCACCACGTCTCCTGCAAAGCCAAAACGCTTTCTCGAATCTCTGGCTACCTGTGCCGAACCTCTATTGATGACAATCATGGCCAGAATATCCCTGTTTAACAACGAATCCTTCAGTTCGAGGAAATACTTATCATTCTGCTGATAAATATTGAAAACACCTTTATACGAAATCGCATTCTGTTTTAGAAATGTGCTGATAGCCGGTGGCGATTGCGCTTCCTTTTGCGCCATTAAACTGGTGCTTAGGCAAAGATTACCCAGCAGCAACAACTTTTTTAATAGTTTCATTCATTTTTGTTAAAAGCACTGCTTGTTATTTTTTTACAAACAGTGCTTAATTGATAATAGAGTTGGTTAGCCTAGAGGCCCCTGGTTGCATTTCCGATCACTTGAAGATCGACACCATATTCATTGATAAAATAGTTTCTAACAATGTTATATCTCCTTTTTATCTGGCCTGCAGTATCTTTTGTAGCATTAAGCATTCCAGCTGGCGTGCTGTCTGTATTTGCTACAGACGCGTTTAACTGCGGGGTAGAATAAGTAACCATTGCAGTGATATAGGCGTTCCAATCCAGCTGGGCAGAAATGTTTGAAGTGCCCATGATTATCCCCCTGCTATATGCCTGTGAGAGGGAACTTACATTGCTCATATAATCAGCACTACTGGCAAAGTCTGAAGATGGTGCAGATAATCCCCTGGCAAAAATGCTTTGCATGAAGATGAGATTCACCTTATAAATAAAGGCGCGCTGTTCAGCGGCAGTCATGGTGCTTACAGTTGCATCCCCATAATTCACCTGAATGTTATCGTAATTGTAAAAAGCAGCTACTTTTTTCGTTCCTTTCGAAGCAGTAATTATTGGCGTAAAAATATAAGTGGTAAAAACAGAATCAACCTTTTTACAAAGCATGATCTTTACCGGGAGAAACTGTTTGAGAAATTTATCTGTGTAAAAATCAAACCATTTACTTTTGATCAGCGCGAGCTGAGGTGCCACGTATGCCGGGTCGGATGGTTCCACTTCTGCACCAGGAGACCATGCCCCGTTTGTTGACACCGGTTTTTTCCAGCCGGTTGGCGTCCAATACACATCCTTTTCAGAGAATTTGTATAACATATATGTGCCGTAAGCATTATAATAGTTTACTATTGTCTGATCAAATGCATTATTTCCCTGAGGAACTTTATAAGTATCATCTATACCAGAGGGTATAAGTTGCTCATCTTCTTTTTTACAAGAGGCGATCGAAATTGCCAGCATTAGGGCAAATAAGATCAAAAAATTCTGTTTCATCATTTTTTTATTTTGGTAAATGATTGCTATTTCGGGTTTTGAGAAAGATCAGGATTATTATTCAAGGCGTTAAATGGAATCGGGAGGGCATAAAGTGAACTGTTTGCAGGCA
Proteins encoded in this region:
- a CDS encoding zinc-dependent metalloprotease, translated to MKLLKKLLLLGNLCLSTSLMAQKEAQSPPAISTFLKQNAISYKGVFNIYQQNDKYFLELKDSLLNRDILAMIVINRGSAQVARDSRKRFGFAGDVVHEAVFKFNRNKKGAINMEQSQFYNAPRTNSIFYNTITSRPTPIIMSFAPVAKDADAVMIDITPAINADMPILSLSGAKEELGLGPYQAGLSKLTGISVYKNNLVFRSLRNYLPGALTQKPNSGDAPVEPQQPQENPGVPQNGPTAWEVGASWYLLPAIPMRQRFADKRVGYFARGLNDYSSNPLKLEERGLATRWKIEPKPQDVEKYKRGELVEPAKPIVFYVDRNTPEYLQPYFIAGVDAWQKVFEKIGFKNAIVAKMAPTTAEDPDFSMDNINYSVISYKPSTTANAYGPMVIDPRSGQILSSHVAVFHNITDLMQRWYFVMCSAIDQRGRKLPLAKDIMGRMLQTVITHEVGHTLGLRHDFAGSHSYNVDSVRKRDYVAKNGFGASIMDYLRFNYVVQPEDGFTAEELHPKIGVYDEFAIEWGYKYFPEPNNAYKEGEFLKNWVTEKRKDVRLFYFPEGDFSDPRVQSEDMGSNAMQAGALGIKNLKYIMNNMEDWLEKDDDENYSMMRRMHASVASRYNEYLSHVVKNIGGRYGDQALKVEDKPNFVPVGRATQKEAMAFINTYYFQEPTWLFPKNITDKTRFVFDGEVQADYEAFLGKVFYKFSAISKNERITGQNPYTLNEFFDDLYQGIFGDVGLAAPISDYRRMLQRNYINKLLGSVYNPASFGNNEAILMKLQLDKIKKACDAAQQLKTDYLSKDHLRAISELIKQWQESKPAS
- a CDS encoding putative zinc-binding metallopeptidase, which translates into the protein MMKQNFLILFALMLAISIASCKKEDEQLIPSGIDDTYKVPQGNNAFDQTIVNYYNAYGTYMLYKFSEKDVYWTPTGWKKPVSTNGAWSPGAEVEPSDPAYVAPQLALIKSKWFDFYTDKFLKQFLPVKIMLCKKVDSVFTTYIFTPIITASKGTKKVAAFYNYDNIQVNYGDATVSTMTAAEQRAFIYKVNLIFMQSIFARGLSAPSSDFASSADYMSNVSSLSQAYSRGIIMGTSNISAQLDWNAYITAMVTYSTPQLNASVANTDSTPAGMLNATKDTAGQIKRRYNIVRNYFINEYGVDLQVIGNATRGL